A region from the Bacillus sp. Marseille-P3661 genome encodes:
- a CDS encoding TRAP transporter large permease: MEPFTVGIICMVAFFLMIIIGVPVGIGMALTGFAGFAYIVSTTASIGKIALIPFTTITDYNFAVIPAFILMAQIFGVSGFGAKLYDLCEKLLGYHRGGLALATVVASAVFAAISSSTIATVVTIGVIAIPEMMRRNYDPGLAGASVAAAGGLGILIPPSAILILYALMTEQSIRALFVAGIVPGMILAIAYVITIAIICRINPDLAPGTGERYSFKEKMKALAATWEVIAIIILSIGGLSWGWFTPTEAGAVGAAGAIIIAMARKKLTWEKLMTSLKGTAANSGMVGLIMIGAFTFNYFVAVTTIPQKIVSTISGIDASPILVMLVVTFMYLILGMFMDSLSMLLLTVPFMFPVVIALGFDPLWFGIYVVLVMEMAVITPPVGINVYATAGLFNWLTLEKVFRRVTPFVVAQIVVILVLLLFPDIVTFLPELLD, encoded by the coding sequence TCATATGTATGGTCGCCTTCTTTTTAATGATTATCATTGGTGTACCTGTGGGGATTGGAATGGCTTTGACCGGTTTTGCAGGGTTTGCATATATCGTCTCAACGACTGCGTCAATTGGGAAGATTGCTTTAATTCCATTTACTACCATAACAGATTATAACTTTGCGGTTATACCAGCTTTTATTTTAATGGCGCAGATCTTTGGAGTATCTGGATTTGGTGCTAAGTTGTATGATCTTTGTGAAAAGTTATTAGGATATCACCGTGGAGGATTAGCGTTAGCAACTGTTGTAGCATCAGCTGTGTTTGCAGCGATCAGCTCTTCAACAATTGCTACAGTTGTGACGATTGGGGTTATCGCTATTCCTGAGATGATGAGGCGTAATTACGACCCCGGTTTAGCCGGTGCATCAGTTGCGGCTGCCGGGGGACTTGGTATTTTAATCCCACCAAGTGCAATTCTTATTCTTTACGCACTTATGACAGAACAATCCATTCGTGCATTGTTTGTTGCTGGAATTGTTCCAGGGATGATACTAGCTATTGCATATGTAATTACGATAGCAATCATATGCCGTATAAATCCTGACTTAGCCCCAGGTACAGGAGAACGCTATTCGTTTAAAGAAAAAATGAAAGCGTTAGCAGCTACGTGGGAAGTAATCGCCATCATCATTTTATCAATCGGTGGTTTATCGTGGGGATGGTTCACCCCAACAGAAGCTGGAGCCGTCGGTGCTGCAGGTGCAATCATAATTGCAATGGCTAGAAAAAAACTTACCTGGGAGAAACTAATGACATCACTTAAAGGGACAGCAGCAAATAGTGGTATGGTAGGGCTTATTATGATTGGTGCATTTACATTTAATTATTTTGTTGCCGTCACGACCATCCCACAAAAAATAGTCTCAACAATAAGTGGAATTGATGCATCACCCATATTGGTAATGTTAGTTGTAACTTTTATGTACTTGATTTTGGGAATGTTTATGGATTCATTATCGATGCTTTTATTAACAGTTCCATTTATGTTTCCAGTCGTTATAGCTTTGGGGTTTGATCCGCTTTGGTTTGGTATCTATGTTGTACTAGTTATGGAAATGGCTGTTATTACTCCTCCAGTTGGAATCAACGTATATGCTACAGCCGGGCTATTTAATTGGCTTACTTTGGAAAAAGTATTTAGAAGAGTAACGCCATTTGTAGTAGCTCAAATTGTCGTTATTCTGGTATTGTTGCTATTCCCAGATATAGTTACCTTTTTACCTGAATTACTAGATTAA